GATAAGGTGGGTCTGATCAGTCTGCCTGATCAGCGCAATGTCCAGTCCGTCCAGACTGGTCCCAGACATTACGCCAATGTATAGAGGCATGATTACTGACGGTTATTCATGGCGAGCATGGTGGCTTTTTCTTTATCCATACGTGCCATCAGTGGTTTGCTCATCTGCATAAACCGAGCCTTTTCGCTTTGTGCGATGGGGTCAGACATCGGCAGACGTTGGCTGAGCGGATCAACGTGTACACCGTTAACCTGGAACTCATAGTGAAGATGAGGTCCTGTGGACAGGCCTGTTGTGCCGATATATCCGATGACTTGGCCTTGCTTAACGTTGACGCCATTACGGATGCCGCGCGCAAAACCGTTCATGTGGGCATAAAGAGTGCGATAGCGCTGACCGTGCTGAATGATTACGGTATTGCCGTAACCACCGTTGCGACCCGCCAGCATCACACGGCCATCACCTGCTGCTTTGATCGGTGTGCCGCGAGGAGCTGCATAATCCACACCTTTATGGGCGCGGATTTTGTTCAGGATCGGGTGGCGGCGGCCATTGGAGAAGCGCGAGCTGATCCGAGCAAAGTCCACAGGGGTGCGGATAAATGCCTTGCGCATGCTCTCACCATTGGCATTGTAGTAACTGGTGGTGCCTTGGCGATTGGTATAGCGCACTGCTGTGTAAGGTTTGCCACGGTTGGTAAAGCGGGCAGAGAGAATATTGCCGGTGCCCACTTGTTTGCCGTTTACGATCTTCTTCTCATAGATGACCTCGAATTCATCGCCTTGGCGAATATCCATGGCGAAGTCGATGTCGTAGCCAAAGATGTTGGCCAGCTCAATGGTCAGGTTATGCGAGAGTCCGGCGCGCTGTGCTGATCTGAACAGGGAGCTATCAATCACGCCGCGGGCATAGGTTTTTTCAGTCTCTGGCTTCGCCAGGTCGCGCTTGAACTCATAGCCCTTCTCGGTCTTGCTCAGGGATACATGCTCAAGATCACTCAGTTGGCTCTTCAGGCTTTCGAGTTGACCATCCTGAGTGAGGGTGAATTCAAGCTTTTGGCCGGCTTTCAGGCGGGTAAGCGATTTGGCGTCCTTGCTGCTGTTGATAACGTCGTGAAGCGTTGTCGCGCCCAGTCCAACTTTGGCAAATACGGTTGAAAGAGTGTCCCCGTTCTCTACTTGTACGACACGGCGCAGTGGGTCGCTAGGCTCCTCTGCAGCCTCTTCAGATTCGGCAATGGGCTCGTCGACTTTGGCGCTAGCGGGCTCAGCGGTTTCGGGAAAAGGTGATTCTGCTTTGTGAAGGCTGAGCTCTTTGCTTGCTTGGGGTTGTTCCTGGCTTTCGGAGTACTCGGCTGCGTTATCCAGTTCAAGGTTGAGGAAAGTACGTTTTGCTTCTACTTCGCGGGATGGGAAAACCAGTAGTGCCAGGCTCAGGAGGGCGGCGACACCACTGGCCGCCAGAATATGGCTTTTGGGATATATAGGCGGCGCTTTAGTTGATGAGGTCATAAGCTGCGTTCTGAATGTGAAAGAGAAAATGAAAAGAAAAAAAGATAAACAATATGATGAAAATGCAGTAACTGTATAAAATATAACCAAAACGTATGCTAAGCAACCCTGCGGTTCCGCAAATCACTAGGTTTTGACCTAGAGCAAACCTTGTGATTTGTTTCTGATCTTGTATGGTTGCTCCCCTTTGTTTACTTGTGGTTGTGAGTCCTGTCATGAAGTCCGTTGAAGAGCAGTTGGCGCTGATCAAGCGTGGTGCCGAAGAGGTTCTCGTTGAAGCTGAGTTAGTTGAGAAACTAAAGCGCGGCCAGCCGCTGCGAATCAAGGCGGGGTTTGATCCAACTGCGCCGGACCTTCATCTTGGACATACCGTACTTATTAATAAGCTGCGCCAGTTTCAGGAGTTGGGGCATCAGGTCATCTTTCTGATTGGTGACTTCACCGGCATGATTGGTGACCCGAGTGGGAAAAGTGCAACTCGCCCACCGTTGACGCGTGAGCAGGTGTTGGACAATGCCGAGACCTATAAGGCCCAAGTGTTCAAGATTCTTGATCCTGCGAAAACTGAAGTGGCATTCAACTCCACTTGGATGGATCAGATGGGGCCGGCTGATTTCATTCGTCTGACCTCTCAGTACACCGTAGCGCGCATGCTTGAGCGTGATGATTTCGATAAGCGCTATAAGTCCAATCAGCCTATCGCGATTCACGAATTCCTCTATCCTTTGGTCCAGGGCTATGACTCTGTTGCACTGAAGGCGGATGTGGAGCTCGGTGGTACTGATCAGAAGTTCAATCTCCTGATGGGGCGGGAGCTGCAGCGGGCCTATGGTCAGCCGTCGCAGTGTGTTGTGACCATGCCGCTGCTTGAAGGGCTTGATGGTGTCAAAAAGATGTCCAAGTCGCTGGGTAACTATGTTGGTATCCAGGAAGCGCCGGGCGTTATGTACAACAAGCTCGTCTCAATGCCAGATACATTGATGTGGCGCTACTTCGAGCTGTTGAGCTTCCGTTCCATGGATGAAATCAATCAGTTCAAGCGCGATGTGGAGCAGGGAGCGAACCCGCGCGACATCAAAATCAAACTGGCAGAAGAAATCGTTGC
The Pseudomonas mendocina DNA segment above includes these coding regions:
- a CDS encoding peptidoglycan DD-metalloendopeptidase family protein, which translates into the protein MTSSTKAPPIYPKSHILAASGVAALLSLALLVFPSREVEAKRTFLNLELDNAAEYSESQEQPQASKELSLHKAESPFPETAEPASAKVDEPIAESEEAAEEPSDPLRRVVQVENGDTLSTVFAKVGLGATTLHDVINSSKDAKSLTRLKAGQKLEFTLTQDGQLESLKSQLSDLEHVSLSKTEKGYEFKRDLAKPETEKTYARGVIDSSLFRSAQRAGLSHNLTIELANIFGYDIDFAMDIRQGDEFEVIYEKKIVNGKQVGTGNILSARFTNRGKPYTAVRYTNRQGTTSYYNANGESMRKAFIRTPVDFARISSRFSNGRRHPILNKIRAHKGVDYAAPRGTPIKAAGDGRVMLAGRNGGYGNTVIIQHGQRYRTLYAHMNGFARGIRNGVNVKQGQVIGYIGTTGLSTGPHLHYEFQVNGVHVDPLSQRLPMSDPIAQSEKARFMQMSKPLMARMDKEKATMLAMNNRQ
- the tyrS gene encoding tyrosine--tRNA ligase, whose translation is MKSVEEQLALIKRGAEEVLVEAELVEKLKRGQPLRIKAGFDPTAPDLHLGHTVLINKLRQFQELGHQVIFLIGDFTGMIGDPSGKSATRPPLTREQVLDNAETYKAQVFKILDPAKTEVAFNSTWMDQMGPADFIRLTSQYTVARMLERDDFDKRYKSNQPIAIHEFLYPLVQGYDSVALKADVELGGTDQKFNLLMGRELQRAYGQPSQCVVTMPLLEGLDGVKKMSKSLGNYVGIQEAPGVMYNKLVSMPDTLMWRYFELLSFRSMDEINQFKRDVEQGANPRDIKIKLAEEIVARFHGEEAALNAHKSAGNRMKDGELPEDLPEVEVVSEGDMPISALLNKAGLVKNAAAARDLLGSGGVKVDGQVVDRTYMFSLGAVRVVQAGKKSFARITLKAE